In one Bacillus thuringiensis genomic region, the following are encoded:
- a CDS encoding MarR family winged helix-turn-helix transcriptional regulator, giving the protein MPNDMTHIDKIQALAFSIGKKMQTELLEQMQATGLTPPQFYILKILDHYGASRATTLAKKMYVKPSAITVMIDRLIDQELVERYHDKDDRRVVIIELTKKGKSRVEEAMTARNEHIAKYFSHLELQEREDLLRLFEKLETIICGTQEKKENN; this is encoded by the coding sequence ATGCCAAATGATATGACGCATATCGATAAAATTCAAGCTCTTGCCTTTTCGATTGGAAAGAAAATGCAGACGGAGTTATTAGAACAAATGCAAGCGACAGGACTTACACCACCGCAGTTTTATATTTTAAAGATTTTAGATCATTATGGGGCTTCAAGAGCGACAACATTAGCGAAAAAGATGTATGTGAAGCCTAGCGCGATTACAGTGATGATTGATCGTCTAATCGATCAAGAACTTGTAGAACGCTATCACGACAAAGATGACCGTCGCGTTGTCATCATCGAGTTAACGAAAAAGGGGAAATCTAGAGTAGAAGAGGCAATGACAGCTCGTAACGAGCATATTGCAAAATACTTTTCACATTTAGAGTTGCAAGAAAGAGAAGATTTATTACGTCTCTTTGAGAAGTTAGAAACCATTATTTGTGGGACACAAGAGAAAAAAGAGAATAACTAA
- the rbsR gene encoding ribose operon transcriptional repressor RbsR, which translates to MSTIKDVAKLAGVSVATVSRVLNKNGYVHEDTLKKVERAIEMLDYKPSTVARSLYNKKSRLIGLVVPNIVNPFFPEVARAVEDVAHKQGYTVVLCNSDESLEKEKQYIDVLRQNNVDGFIVATNPQNSVNYMNVSVPVVAIDRMFNERIPTVYADNYAGSQAATKLLLDKGCKHIAHIRGPRDVSTANERFEGFVDVITQNNLSYMIAESTFDPANSERVAMELLEEYPHIDGIVAGNDLIAIGIVKAALQKGIAIPDDLQIIGFDGISLTEMMYPSITTVAQPIYEMGKIATELLLEQMEGNTLEEKHYRLPIEIIERNTTK; encoded by the coding sequence ATGAGTACGATCAAAGACGTTGCGAAATTAGCGGGAGTATCTGTTGCGACCGTTTCCAGAGTTCTAAATAAAAATGGATATGTTCACGAAGATACATTAAAAAAGGTAGAACGTGCAATTGAGATGTTAGATTATAAGCCTAGTACAGTAGCGCGTTCACTGTATAATAAAAAGTCTCGTTTAATTGGCTTAGTTGTTCCAAATATCGTGAATCCATTCTTTCCGGAAGTTGCACGTGCCGTAGAAGATGTAGCACATAAACAAGGTTACACAGTTGTCCTTTGTAACTCTGATGAAAGTTTAGAAAAAGAGAAACAATATATTGATGTGCTTAGACAAAATAATGTAGATGGATTTATTGTAGCAACGAATCCACAAAATAGTGTTAATTACATGAATGTATCTGTTCCAGTTGTTGCGATTGACCGTATGTTTAATGAGCGTATTCCTACTGTATATGCAGATAACTATGCAGGAAGTCAGGCTGCGACAAAGTTGTTACTAGATAAAGGATGTAAACATATTGCACATATTCGCGGTCCACGTGATGTGAGTACTGCAAATGAACGCTTTGAAGGTTTTGTAGACGTTATTACGCAAAATAATCTTTCGTATATGATTGCAGAGAGTACGTTTGATCCAGCAAATAGTGAGCGTGTAGCGATGGAATTATTAGAAGAATACCCGCATATTGATGGTATTGTTGCTGGGAATGATTTAATTGCGATTGGTATTGTAAAGGCTGCACTTCAAAAGGGGATTGCCATTCCAGATGATTTACAAATTATCGGATTTGATGGAATTTCTTTAACGGAAATGATGTATCCATCTATTACAACAGTTGCACAACCGATATATGAAATGGGGAAAATTGCAACAGAGTTGTTGCTAGAGCAAATGGAAGGAAATACATTAGAAGAGAAACACTATCGTTTACCGATTGAAATTATAGAACGAAATACAACGAAGTAA
- a CDS encoding MDR family MFS transporter — translation MEQQENQNRKLLLIGLIIAMLFAALDGTIVGTAMPRIVGDLGGLSLMTWLTTAYMLTSTTVVPIAGKLADLLGRRNVYITGLVIFMIGSALCGMANGMTELIIFRGIQGLGGGIMMPMAMIIIGDMFTGKERAKWQGIFGALYGLASVIGPQVGGWIVDAVNWRWVFYINLPVGILATIFIAMGLKSHKQTGPIKIDIAGIFTMILGVVSLLLALTFGGKDYAWDSWQIIGLFALAVIGIVSFVIVETKAEEPILPMHFFKNRTFTILNAIGFFMSIGMFGAIMFVPFFMQGIVGVSAAESGTIMTPMMITMIVMSIIGGQLVLKVGVKPQIIAGMLIMAGGFWLLTTMDMHTTKLTATSYMMVIGLGMGLVMPTLTLALQESFPKKDLGVVTSSSQFFRQIGGTFGITILGSIMNNTSGTTLTKNLVPVLDTFPKEAGQMVTKFKDMIHTDPQGLYSMLFSPEALKQMPEAFANSIVPILKNSLVDSLHTVFLTGLVFIVVGAIFTIFLQKIKLSDRKKDAEEPAVEEKEKTVSYS, via the coding sequence ATGGAGCAACAAGAAAATCAAAATAGAAAGTTGTTGTTAATCGGTTTAATTATCGCGATGCTATTTGCTGCATTAGATGGAACAATTGTTGGTACAGCAATGCCACGTATCGTCGGTGACCTAGGTGGATTAAGTTTAATGACATGGTTAACAACAGCTTATATGTTAACATCAACGACAGTTGTACCAATTGCAGGTAAATTAGCGGATTTACTTGGTCGTCGTAACGTATATATAACAGGGCTAGTTATTTTCATGATTGGTTCGGCGTTATGTGGTATGGCAAATGGTATGACAGAATTAATTATTTTCCGTGGTATTCAAGGTCTTGGTGGCGGTATTATGATGCCAATGGCTATGATTATTATTGGAGATATGTTCACGGGGAAAGAACGTGCAAAATGGCAAGGTATTTTTGGTGCGTTATACGGCCTTGCTTCTGTAATTGGACCACAAGTTGGTGGTTGGATTGTAGATGCAGTGAACTGGAGATGGGTATTCTACATTAACTTACCGGTTGGTATTTTAGCAACAATCTTTATTGCAATGGGATTAAAATCGCATAAACAAACAGGACCAATTAAAATTGATATCGCTGGAATCTTTACGATGATTCTCGGTGTTGTAAGTTTATTACTTGCGCTAACGTTTGGCGGAAAAGATTATGCATGGGATTCTTGGCAAATTATCGGTTTATTTGCACTAGCTGTAATTGGTATTGTTAGCTTTGTTATCGTTGAAACGAAAGCTGAAGAGCCAATTTTACCAATGCATTTCTTTAAAAATCGCACATTTACAATACTGAATGCGATTGGATTCTTTATGAGTATTGGAATGTTCGGCGCGATTATGTTCGTACCATTCTTCATGCAAGGTATTGTAGGAGTAAGTGCTGCTGAATCAGGAACAATTATGACCCCAATGATGATTACAATGATTGTGATGAGTATTATCGGTGGGCAACTTGTATTAAAAGTTGGTGTAAAACCACAAATTATCGCAGGTATGCTTATTATGGCCGGTGGTTTCTGGTTATTAACAACGATGGATATGCACACAACGAAGCTTACAGCTACTTCTTATATGATGGTTATCGGTTTAGGAATGGGTCTTGTAATGCCGACATTAACATTAGCGTTACAAGAAAGCTTCCCGAAAAAAGACCTTGGTGTTGTAACATCATCAAGTCAGTTCTTCCGACAAATCGGTGGTACATTTGGTATTACAATTTTAGGATCAATTATGAATAACACTTCAGGTACGACATTAACAAAGAATTTAGTACCTGTATTAGATACATTCCCGAAAGAAGCGGGTCAAATGGTAACGAAATTTAAAGATATGATTCACACAGATCCACAAGGTTTATATTCGATGCTATTTAGCCCAGAGGCATTAAAACAAATGCCAGAAGCGTTCGCTAACAGCATTGTACCTATTTTGAAAAACTCTTTAGTAGACTCGCTTCATACTGTATTCTTAACAGGATTAGTATTTATCGTAGTAGGTGCCATCTTTACGATTTTCTTACAAAAAATTAAACTATCAGATCGTAAAAAAGATGCTGAAGAGCCTGCTGTAGAAGAAAAAGAAAAAACTGTATCATACTCATAA